A single Taeniopygia guttata chromosome 30, bTaeGut7.mat, whole genome shotgun sequence DNA region contains:
- the LOC140680909 gene encoding uncharacterized protein isoform X2, giving the protein MHQRIHTGEKPYERGECGKSFSHSSSLIVHQRIHTGERPYECSKCGKGFQTSSCLLQHYRVHREERPFCCPDCGKGFRYNSTFITHRRIHTGERPYECGECGKRFQTSSSLIVHQRIHTGEKPYECSRCGKRFQTSSDLLKHYWVHTEERPFRCPDCGKGFRDNFTLIQHRRIHTGERPYECGECGKRFSQSSHLTRHQRRHR; this is encoded by the coding sequence atgcaccagaggatccacactggggagaaacCCTACGAGcgtggggagtgtgggaagagcttcagccacagctccagcctgatcgtgcaccagaggatccacactggggagaggccctacgagtgttccaagtgtgggaaggggtttcagaccagctcctgtctcctccagcactatCGCGTtcacagggaggagaggcccttctgctgccccgactgcgggaagggattcaggtaCAACTCCACCTTCatcacccaccggcgcatccacactggggagaggccctacgagtgtggggagtgtgggaagaggtttcagaccagctccagcctgatcgtgcaccagaggatccacactggggagaagcCCTATGAGTGTTCcaggtgtgggaagaggtttcagaccagctccgaTCTCCTCAAGCACTATTgggttcacacagaggagaggcccttccgctgccccgactgcgggaagggattcagggacaaCTTCACCCTCATCCAgcatcgccgcatccacactggggagaggccctacgagtgtggggagtgtgggaagagattctcacagagctctcacttgacccgacaccaacggaggcaccggtaa